ATGCGGCAATATTTAGACATACAGACATGTACACCCGAAAATGTGCCAACCTATGATGgaaatattctttaaaaaatcaactacAACATCGTGAATCttcaaaagaaacatttttatttttatttcacaaGAAAAACAGACTTTGGAGATAGAATTAATGAGATCAAATTAGCGATTTTCGGTGGAGAAGAAGCATTcgaaatggcaaaaaaataactaaaaaataagagaaaattcGTTGAAACAATTATAGAACACACTCggggaaaaattaataaagcaATGGGAAgatgatttggaaaaaaatcaactttggcgggaaattttgaaaaagtcactGAACTCTTTTTGTTGCACATTGAGAAAACCGGTTGCGAGAAGTTATAATTtggggaaaatgaaaatgtataatacaaattgttttttaaaacaaaaaactaccaAACTTGGCATTTTCTCTCTGGATTCATCGGGGATCCAATAGGACATTGGAACGCTTTCGCGAATTCTGGACGGTTTTGAAGTGGAATCATTGCACGATATTTTGATGGAGCATGCACGTCTGTTAGAATTATTTGAATGTAATGTTTTGGACGAACCAATGAACaccagttctgaaaattgaatttgatttcaagaaataaaGTATTTGAGACGTACATTTGCATAAGCCAAGAAGAACATCTGTTGACTGGTGAAGTTCTGGAATCCTGGTAGAGCAGGTTCACTGATTCCTGTTGTATTTGATTTCCATGCCTTGTACGCCTGAAAATTGTTACATTTAACATTCATAATACAAAAGTTTCGTCTACTTTGAAAaggtagaaattttttgaagctttaatGAAATGCCAAGACATGAAGtggtaaaaattaaattgaacttaaaaatgaaaagaaaaaaaccattagaagttttgaaaatttgactacTCTGATTGTGAGACAAAGAAAAAGTGACATTGTTacaagttcgaaaaaaaaatgaagtttaaaATACGCTTCTTTATAGGTTCTGAAACTGAGAACTTCGCTCTTGCGAAGGACTGAGCCAGTAGTTTTGggtgaaaatttgcatttttcagctaacagaaaatatttgagaataaGAAACACTCATACGTTAAAAGCTGTCTTGACTCCTCCATTATCAGCAATATTCTCTCCAAGACTTAGTTGACCGTTCAAATGAATATCTGCCTCAACTACGTGCACATTCTCATATTGCCTTACAAAGCATCTGAAAAgttgtgcaaattttttagattcaaaatCTGGAAATCGTTTCCCAACCTTGTTTTCTCGATGAACTTTTCCTCTGTTTCAGCATCCCACCAATCATTCAAATTCCCCATTTCATCGTATTGTCCTCCCTGATCATCAAATGCATGAGATACTTCATGTCCAATGACTGCTCCAACCATTCCGTAAGTGATGTAGTTTGGAACTCCAAGAGTTAGAAACGGGAATTGCATGATGCCCGCGGGGAAGACTGAAAATGATATTGGATGTATAACTTggctttttcaatttatgttatttttgaactcaCTCATTTCATTATTATTTGGAGCATAATATGCATCAACTTGAGCAGGACTCTGGAACCACATGCTTCTATCCAATGGTTGATCAAGACGGAGAAGCTCTTCTGTGAATCTGACCAATTTTACACGAATTGTGAGATGAAGTAAATATTCGCGTGGCTTTATAATCATTCCCCAATTCTTTTCCATCCAAGTGTCATTGAATAAAACCATTGGGAATCCTGATTTATACTCGATCATATTTGCCTTTGAAATTGCACGACGTCTCGTTATCTCGTCCATCCAGTCGAGTACGTGAAGTTGTTTGatgaattcatttttgagataGGAAGTGAGCTCggtcatctgaaaatttggaaagatttcaagaaatctggaaaataaactGTATTGATCTATACCTTTTTCATAGCTCTTTccttttcgaaaaagttttccacAAACAGTCGTCCAACTGGCATGTCCATCATAATTACTGATAGAGTTACACAATCCTcccatctgaaaaaaactactttaaaaaccaaaaataattaaaatgcactttttgaaTTGCAATATGTGggtattttttgtgaagtttcaCAAAATATCTCTAAGAAATAAATCGAGGAATTTTcaatatgttttgtttttttttttaatcttttccaGAAGATAAGTATCGTTTTTTACAGTCTCAACATACGAAATATTAttgtaaaacaatttaaacatttttctaattttttaaataattttttcaaatttgcaaaaatcgaaaacataaatatttttgaattcccgcgcaaaatGAATGCTTTATATTTGTCAATTTCGCGCATTCCGGCTGTATATGTATTTCCCAAAAAACATACCTGTCTGGTGGTGGACTATTGAACATTCCAGTTTGATTTGCTTTGAATTGATAGAATGGCTCACGTGCAGATGGTGGCAAAAATGGTGAGAAACCTGAGAGCACAACTATTAGTTAAATATCTCAAATGtgttttttcagcgaaaaaaattgaaaattcaaaacgctGAAAAAAGAGGATATGCCAGACAAGCATAATGGACACAAAAACAGTACGTCTCGGCTGGGACACGCTCACGtcacattttgaagaaattttagtTGTTAAAAAGAAATAGAATCTGCAATATGTAAAAGGCAACAAACTAAAAAGAATTCGTAGCTAAAATTTAGCAGAAAAAACACGTGGTTAGACATCAACCATAGTGTATGTAAAAGCACAAAGGGGGAAGAGAGgcaaactgtaaaaaaataagtgaattcaaaaaatgtcaaaagtaAATATCTTAAACGCGTGAGTACATGGTATCCAGACGAAACATACTGAAATAGTCTCCGGTCGGCCCACCTTGGACCAAACGCCATGAGATGTAGTTGGCCAGAACACGTTTTGGAGTTGATTGGAGCACGTgctgaaatttgcaatttttgcacaGTTAATCAATTTTACTTtgaaagtttattgaaaaactgaaaaaaaaattcagcaaaaaaaaaggttcttaaaatatttttttagccTAGTTTCATAATAggaaagaaaatttattttgtttttcaaaatttgttattttctgtttaaagGAAGTGAGAAACCAAAGCTCGTAGTTACAGAAGTTTTCACCTGCTTagcgttaaaaaaaaattcaataaatattcCTCACCTGAATTCCCACAAAATAATCGATCTCTCTGACAATCACTGTATGGTTTGGAGACAACGCCACCAACTCCTTGAATACGGTTTTAAGGTACTTTTCGAAGTTTATCTGTAATATGTTCGATTgatttaattacaaaaaaaaaattaaaatcgtaCAAATGGAAAAACACTTTTCAATTGCCACAATTCGAATCGATTATTTCCTCTCTCAGGATCTCTTCGAACCATATCATCTGCCGAGAAGTTCACTAGCTTCAATTCAAATTCCATAGCctcattcatttctttttcggcaattgctggaTCAGCTCCCAATGCGACTGCAGTCATTTTCATGAGAGTTGTATAATTTCGCAGCATCGGATCATTGGCACCACTTAGGTATGGATAACGGGAACCTGCACCCCATTTTGGTTGATCCAATTCAATAACACTTCGACTGCTATTTGATGGATCATGGGTCACAGCCATCTCAAGAATCACTGCATTCACCCCAGTCAGGTTTAGTACCAGAGCAATTTGTTCTTCCCAAGAATGGGACCATTCTTGCCATTTGTCTCCTGAGCATTTGAAGGTATACATTTTCTAGCATATAACAACTACTTACCTTCTAGAGTTGGCCATCCTCCAATCCTCTTTGCAATATCCCGCATTGCCTCAACTCCAGTGGATTCTAATTCTTCCTCATCCAAACACTTTTGATAATATCCTTTTGCAACTTTATCCCACGGTTTTTCATTTGCGGAAATCGGCGATTGAAGCATTGATTTGACCTGTTTGTTCAGTCGTGATTGCACATCGCTAATTGTATGACGAAGTGGCTTGTTGGCTGGGAGATTTTTGTTCAGTCCGTAGTTACCGCAAGCGAATTCGTAAAAATCTTCACACGGatttatctggaaatttgaattttgccaCTTTCTACTATTGGTAAATATCAAAAGTTTGCAACAAATCTACAAATCCGCTCATTTCGGTACcgatatttcaaattaaaacttcatGTACATAGTCTatagaaaaactagaaaaatacattatgaattagaatttttcaaactgaacttttttgatagaCGTCAAATAAACCTTGAAGAttgcattttgcaaaaacgGCTTTGACCTTTCTTTCAgcaatttgacaatttcaaGATGTAATGTTTCTTTCTTTTATGAGggtttttctaaatattccATCAAAACgaacattattttcaaaccGATAGagcattcaaaattttttcatacatatattttttattgttaacGGTGAATTATcacaataaatttgaaactaagATTTGCAGTTCACACTTTTGGTAAAATGCCTATTTTCCTAATAAAAATGTCCTAcctttgaattcaaattttcagccaaaaaaccTGCGAGCCGTACACACTCTCGTGACGTGCATACCACGTCATTATGATTCTTTGCTGATCGATCGACTGCAACTGACGAATTTTCAAACGGTAACGGATATATCGGTCGACCTGAAAGTTGTTCCAAATTTCTAATTAATGGAAATTGCTTACCATCAGTGAACGTTTTGTATCCGTCAAGTACCCATAACCATAAAAATAACACAGAAAGAAGAGCGGTGATAAGGAGACCAAGAAATACTAGAAGCAACGTTTCCAGCGTTGTTAACCGGCCCAAGCAACTCCTGGAAATGCACAAATTAAGtgacataaaaataaaagtttagtgatttttagtaatatttttcagggaaaaataTTGATCCATAGTTTAAGATGTGGTAGTCAACATTTATTATTTCCACTACTGGActtctatttgaattttccaactttggCATATTAAATCTCGACCAAGagacaaaatgtttgttatgGTTTTGCCTATTATTGTTTAGTTCAAAACTATCTGATATCTTTGACATAGACTAAACTACTGTATTATATTCTAGAATGTCCATAATAGAGAACCTTTTGGCCGGGTGCCAAGTCGCTGCACCATTCTCGGGCTTCATTCGTCGAAAAGCGCCAAGCCAATCGGCACCCTTCTTCAGTTAAATCTTCTCGAGAAGAAAGTTCAGAATCAAAACCAAAGAAGTGAAGAATaacaagtaaaaaaataatcaaagcTTTGTAATAGTCTGTTTTTGTTCAGCTTTTGACACACACTTCTCAGCTCAACCGAACATGTTATTCCAACACCAAAACCGGATGATTCTTCTTATTCTCTTCTTTCggttctttcttttttctggggatgtcgaaaaaaaggaaaataatatttattaatgCCGTCGAGGGAGTTATATtaaggaaaaaggaaaaagggAAGGGTCAAATAAGGAAAGCAAAACAAGGAAATGAGGAGTTGGTAGTCGACGGGAGATATAGGTTCGAATTGATAAATACGAGAAAGAGTGAGAAAGGAAATTTGACAGCTCGGCCGAATAAAACGGTCTAGCCGGCACTGTTATACGAGAGGAAAATAAGATACGCAGATATTTATCATTATCAAACATTTGGATTGCTTTTTTTCTccgataaaaaatgtttccatttttaggAAGATCATTACGGATATAAAGAGATGGCAGAAGGCAGACCAAAAACAAGTGAATCTAACGAAATTCAACGAACGAAGTTATTAAATTGATTTCAAGGTtggattaaattttaaaagtgaagACTCTGATATCTGAAATCAAACGGATTCATAAACTGTTGCTCTAACTTTAaataaaagtgtttaaaaGCTTCAGTGCCATTTACAGGATTCTTGAATGTACGAAGAAAATTTAGGAAGTGcaagaaaaatcgacaaaaaaatccaagataaattatattttagcAAATGCAtaactttttattcaaatttctatcGCACTTCTTCACAGACCTTGAGCTATTTTCggaattcaaagaaaaatgaaaaattgcgaggaaacgaaaattttcaattgatggCTTGAAAAAGATTGTGCCAAATTACACAAAACTATGTTATTTATTGCATTTAATAATTTGTGATTCATCTTGAATCTTAATTTCATGCTCgaataaattagaaattgcCGATGTTTGGGAATCTGAACAATTGTTGAAcctcaaacaatttttcacatagtcgctcaaatttttgaaacagacaACTTGATATACACTCCtaacttcaaaaacaattcTCCACCCTAGAATTTAtcttttcaacacaaaaaaagtaaacgcCTCTATTTGCCTCTCTCAACTTACTACGTCTAAGGTCCCAATGGTCTAATAACTCAATGTTTCCTCACCCCCATCAagtcgagaaaaaaaagatcttGCAAATTTC
This is a stretch of genomic DNA from Caenorhabditis elegans chromosome V. It encodes these proteins:
- the nep-21 gene encoding Neprilysin-2 (Confirmed by transcript evidence) → MNLNPHLASTSSSTTSSTSSTEFPRVTVNSRRAHLPHHLSSNGIQQPHIYACSDENSYYASPIFLTRTIDEPPKKPAPTLSRQSTCRPTSQLYLPSKKRKTRSCLGRLTTLETLLLVFLGLLITALLSVLFLWLWVLDGYKTFTDGRPIYPLPFENSSVAVDRSAKNHNDVVCTSRECVRLAGFLAENLNSKINPCEDFYEFACGNYGLNKNLPANKPLRHTISDVQSRLNKQVKSMLQSPISANEKPWDKVAKGYYQKCLDEEELESTGVEAMRDIAKRIGGWPTLEGDKWQEWSHSWEEQIALVLNLTGVNAVILEMAVTHDPSNSSRSVIELDQPKWGAGSRYPYLSGANDPMLRNYTTLMKMTAVALGADPAIAEKEMNEAMEFELKLVNFSADDMVRRDPERGNNRFELWQLKSVFPFINFEKYLKTVFKELVALSPNHTVIVREIDYFVGIQHVLQSTPKRVLANYISWRLVQGFSPFLPPSAREPFYQFKANQTGMFNSPPPDRWEDCVTLSVIMMDMPVGRLFVENFFEKERAMKKMTELTSYLKNEFIKQLHVLDWMDEITRRRAISKANMIEYKSGFPMVLFNDTWMEKNWGMIIKPREYLLHLTIRVKLVRFTEELLRLDQPLDRSMWFQSPAQVDAYYAPNNNEMIFPAGIMQFPFLTLGVPNYITYGMVGAVIGHEVSHAFDDQGGQYDEMGNLNDWWDAETEEKFIEKTRCFVRQYENVHVVEADIHLNGQLSLGENIADNGGVKTAFNAYKAWKSNTTGISEPALPGFQNFTSQQMFFLAYANNWCSLVRPKHYIQIILTDVHAPSKYRAMIPLQNRPEFAKAFQCPIGSPMNPERKCQVW
- the nep-21 gene encoding Neprilysin-21 (Confirmed by transcript evidence), encoding MKPENGAATWHPAKRSCLGRLTTLETLLLVFLGLLITALLSVLFLWLWVLDGYKTFTDGRPIYPLPFENSSVAVDRSAKNHNDVVCTSRECVRLAGFLAENLNSKINPCEDFYEFACGNYGLNKNLPANKPLRHTISDVQSRLNKQVKSMLQSPISANEKPWDKVAKGYYQKCLDEEELESTGVEAMRDIAKRIGGWPTLEGDKWQEWSHSWEEQIALVLNLTGVNAVILEMAVTHDPSNSSRSVIELDQPKWGAGSRYPYLSGANDPMLRNYTTLMKMTAVALGADPAIAEKEMNEAMEFELKLVNFSADDMVRRDPERGNNRFELWQLKSVFPFINFEKYLKTVFKELVALSPNHTVIVREIDYFVGIQHVLQSTPKRVLANYISWRLVQGFSPFLPPSAREPFYQFKANQTGMFNSPPPDRWEDCVTLSVIMMDMPVGRLFVENFFEKERAMKKMTELTSYLKNEFIKQLHVLDWMDEITRRRAISKANMIEYKSGFPMVLFNDTWMEKNWGMIIKPREYLLHLTIRVKLVRFTEELLRLDQPLDRSMWFQSPAQVDAYYAPNNNEMIFPAGIMQFPFLTLGVPNYITYGMVGAVIGHEVSHAFDDQGGQYDEMGNLNDWWDAETEEKFIEKTRCFVRQYENVHVVEADIHLNGQLSLGENIADNGGVKTAFNAYKAWKSNTTGISEPALPGFQNFTSQQMFFLAYANNWCSLVRPKHYIQIILTDVHAPSKYRAMIPLQNRPEFAKAFQCPIGSPMNPERKCQVW
- the nep-21 gene encoding Neprilysin-21 (Confirmed by transcript evidence), translating into MKPENGAATWHPAKRSCLGRLTTLETLLLVFLGLLITALLSVLFLWLWVLDGYKTFTDGRPIYPLPFENSSVAVDRSAKNHNDVVCTSRECVRLAGFLAENLNSKINPCEDFYEFACGNYGLNKNLPANKPLRHTISDVQSRLNKQVKSMLQSPISANEKPWDKVAKGYYQKCLDEEELESTGVEAMRDIAKRIGGWPTLEGDKWQEWSHSWEEQIALVLNLTGVNAVILEMAVTHDPSNSSRSVIELDQPKWGAGSRYPYLSGANDPMLRNYTTLMKMTAVALGADPAIAEKEMNEAMEFELKLVNFSADDMVRRDPERGNNRFELWQLKSVFPFINFEKYLKTVFKELVALSPNHTVIVREIDYFVGIQHVLQSTPKRVLANYISWRLVQGGPTGDYFSFSPFLPPSAREPFYQFKANQTGMFNSPPPDRWEDCVTLSVIMMDMPVGRLFVENFFEKERAMKKMTELTSYLKNEFIKQLHVLDWMDEITRRRAISKANMIEYKSGFPMVLFNDTWMEKNWGMIIKPREYLLHLTIRVKLVRFTEELLRLDQPLDRSMWFQSPAQVDAYYAPNNNEMIFPAGIMQFPFLTLGVPNYITYGMVGAVIGHEVSHAFDDQGGQYDEMGNLNDWWDAETEEKFIEKTRCFVRQYENVHVVEADIHLNGQLSLGENIADNGGVKTAFNAYKAWKSNTTGISEPALPGFQNFTSQQMFFLAYANNWCSLVRPKHYIQIILTDVHAPSKYRAMIPLQNRPEFAKAFQCPIGSPMNPERKCQVW
- the nep-21 gene encoding Neprilysin-21 (Confirmed by transcript evidence), translated to MNLNPHLASTSSSTTSSTSSTEFPRVTVNSRRAHLPHHLSSNGIQQPHIYACSDENSYYASPIFLTRTIDEPPKKPAPTLSRQSTCRPTSQLYLPSKKRKTRSCLGRLTTLETLLLVFLGLLITALLSVLFLWLWVLDGYKTFTDGRPIYPLPFENSSVAVDRSAKNHNDVVCTSRECVRLAGFLAENLNSKINPCEDFYEFACGNYGLNKNLPANKPLRHTISDVQSRLNKQVKSMLQSPISANEKPWDKVAKGYYQKCLDEEELESTGVEAMRDIAKRIGGWPTLEGDKWQEWSHSWEEQIALVLNLTGVNAVILEMAVTHDPSNSSRSVIELDQPKWGAGSRYPYLSGANDPMLRNYTTLMKMTAVALGADPAIAEKEMNEAMEFELKLVNFSADDMVRRDPERGNNRFELWQLKSVFPFINFEKYLKTVFKELVALSPNHTVIVREIDYFVGIQHVLQSTPKRVLANYISWRLVQGGPTGDYFSFSPFLPPSAREPFYQFKANQTGMFNSPPPDRWEDCVTLSVIMMDMPVGRLFVENFFEKERAMKKMTELTSYLKNEFIKQLHVLDWMDEITRRRAISKANMIEYKSGFPMVLFNDTWMEKNWGMIIKPREYLLHLTIRVKLVRFTEELLRLDQPLDRSMWFQSPAQVDAYYAPNNNEMIFPAGIMQFPFLTLGVPNYITYGMVGAVIGHEVSHAFDDQGGQYDEMGNLNDWWDAETEEKFIEKTRCFVRQYENVHVVEADIHLNGQLSLGENIADNGGVKTAFNAYKAWKSNTTGISEPALPGFQNFTSQQMFFLAYANNWCSLVRPKHYIQIILTDVHAPSKYRAMIPLQNRPEFAKAFQCPIGSPMNPERKCQVW